The DNA sequence TCTGGAGAATCTGGTTGACCACGTTGGAGGTCGACCCCGGAATAAGGGCGAAGTCCACCACACAGGTCGGGCCGTAGAATCCCGCATACCTGCGGGCGGATTCAAGACCGATGAGGGCTTCGGACTTCTTAATCTGTGCAATGAAGGTATCGAGGCTCTTCTTGAAGGCTTCGTCCTCGTCACAGAGGATCTCCAGGACGACCGGCGTCTGGTAATGTTCGACGAACGGGTCATCCTCCGGCTTGACGAAGTCCGTCAGCCCCTTCAGGGTGTCGAAGTGGGCATTCACCGACTGTACATGCAGGTCGATAACCGCCTTGGACTGGTCGCCTTCCGCCTTCATTTTATTGACGGCATCGACGTATCCCTGCCCGTCGGCCACCTTGAACGGCCCGCCGCGCTTTGCTTTCAGGATGTTGACGTCGGCTCGCTGGGCGCCCATCGCCTCGTCAATCATCTTCTTGTAGAGTTTTTCCATACATACCACCTCACATAGCGGTGATGCCCCTTATTGTGTGGCACCAGATAAGGCTATCTATAGTGCCACAAAACTACTAATAATCGTAAAATTTCCAATATAAAAGTTAATATGGTTTAATTTTATTGATCAACACACAAATCGGGGATAGATCAGATATCCGTGCTGTTTCAGACGGAGATCACGAAAAATACGCCTCAGCTTCCCGCAGGATCATCCATCTTCCTGTCGATCCATGCGGCGATGATCGCCCTGAGATCCTCCCTTCCGGGATTCTCCGGTGCCTTTTTTCGAACCTCTTCCTCGAGCTCGTCGAGGAGAGGATGGATCACATCCTGTACCATATCCGCGGCCCGTACCCCTTCCATATCCTGCGCCCGGTGCCGAAGCAGGGCGGCAAGGTGGTCCATCTCACCGGTCATGATGAGGATCGTTTCCAGGTTCATCGCCCCCATCTCCGGTTCGCCGGGGTTTGTTGTTCCGTCTGTCATAATCCGCTCCCTGCCGGTCTGTCGGCAAAAATCAGCCCCAATCACCACCGACCATACCGGGGGTAGAATGTGGCCGTTCCCGCACATTAATGCATCCCCCTGTGCGAATGGGCGAACCAGCCGCCCATTTTGCCTATCGTTATTGCATATCAGATTAAGGAAACCATAAATAACTGAAACATCCTATAAAAATATGGCAGAGTCATGCCGGTACATTATGTACTGATACTCCCCGGAAATGAGTGAAGAAGATCCATCCAAACACTAGGACAACCTCGGTAATTCCTGACGCTGCCGCCTGATCCCCAAACAGGTGGCCAAAGCCTCTATCGAATCATGTTGTTCACCTCTTCAACAAACACCCCCCAAATGTTACATTGAGGAGATATTCCCATTCTCATTCCCGGGCACGCCGGAAGGGTACCGGACATATTATCCGGTACGGGCATCGTCGTCTGCCGCCTAACAGGACCGGATGCATACGGGTACCCCCAACATCCCTGTGCTCCGCATATAATCCCCCTTCCGGCACACCCCACCTCTTGTCACCGTTTTCCCATCATTCAATTATGCCGGTAAAACCCGTCTTTACCCTTGACAGGATGGCCGGACATCCCGGCGCAACGGAGTGTCAACGCCGATGCCGGCGGTATGCTCCTGAACATAAGAGAAATTAATGCCATAGAAGAACCACATTTCCTCACGACCTCCGCGGGAGTGATGTTGGCCTATGGCGATTTTTGATAATATCTTCGGGCAGGGAAGCGGCCCGGACCCCTGGATCGAGAAGGGGAAGGCAAGCTTCGGACAGGGGAAGTACGAGGAGGCGCGCAGGCACTTCGACAAGGCCCTTGAACTCAACGACAACAACCCGGGCATCCACTATCTGCGCGGCCAGGCACTCTTCAATCTGGGGGACATGCGGGGAGCGGAGGCGTCCTTTAGGAGATGCGTGGCCATGGTACCGGACGACATCCCCTCATGGGAGGCGCTCGGTGCGGCACTGATGCGCGAGGGGAACTACGAAGGGGCGATCGAGTGCCACGACCGCGTGCTCGCAGCGAAGAAGGCGGACCTGCATACCTCCCTCCAGAAGGTGCGCTGCCTCGAACACCTGGGAAGCTACGCCCGGGCGGCATCGCTGATGGAGGACGTGGCGGCCCTCCAGCCGGACGACATGGCATTTCGCGAGGAGGCGGGACGGCTGGCCCTCATCGCCGGGAACTTCGCCGACGCGTCGTCCCATTTT is a window from the Methanovulcanius yangii genome containing:
- a CDS encoding tetratricopeptide repeat protein — encoded protein: MAIFDNIFGQGSGPDPWIEKGKASFGQGKYEEARRHFDKALELNDNNPGIHYLRGQALFNLGDMRGAEASFRRCVAMVPDDIPSWEALGAALMREGNYEGAIECHDRVLAAKKADLHTSLQKVRCLEHLGSYARAASLMEDVAALQPDDMAFREEAGRLALIAGNFADASSHFAAVLKFRPDDAHLLASAAEAAQKKGDNEAAADLYRRAIAAEPEDRGTTMRLALLYDMLGRHSDAAEAYRKVQLADPDNPTAGFLPGRVPLLPGRLPRVHPGS